The genome window GGCGTGCAGCACAAGCTGGTTCTCAACTTCACCGCGGGCTACGGCTTCACGGGCATCGCGGTGGCGTTGATGGGGCGCAACCATCCCGTGGGCATCGTCATGGCGTCGCTCCTGTTCGGAGCCCTCTACCAGGGAGGCGCGGAGCTCGACTTCGAGTTCAAGACCGTGACCCGGGAGATGGTCCTGGTCATCCAGGGGCTGATTATCCTCTTCTCCGGCGCGCTCGCCCGCATGCCGGTGCCCTGGCTCGCCCGCCTGGCGTCCTGGTGGAGGCCCGCCAATGCCTGATGTCTGGGTCGACATCCTGCGGCTTCTCGACGGGACGCTTCGGCTGGCCACCCCGCTGATTCTTTGCGCCATGGCGGGGGTTCTTTCCGAACGGTCCGGGATCGTGGACATCGGACTGGAGGGCAAGCTCCTGGCGGGCGCCTTCGCCGCGGCCGCCGCCGCGAGCCTTTCCGGCTCCCCCTGGATCGGGCTTGCGGCGGCCATCGCGGTCGCGGTCCTGTTCGCGGCCGCTCACGGGTTCGCCTGCATCACCCAGCACGGCGAGCAGATCATCTCCGGACTCGCCGTGAACATCCTGGCGTCCGGTCTGACGGTCGTGGTGGGGATCGCCGTTTTCCAGCAGGGCGGCCAGACGCCGGCTCTCGGGCCGACGGAGCGGTTCGGCCCCATCCACCTGCCCGGAGTGGACGCCGTGGCCCAGGTGCCGGTGGCGGGTCCGCTCTACGCCGAGCTGATCTCGGGCCACAACATATTGGTCTACGCCGGCCTGGGCGTGGTCCTTGCGGTGTGGTGGCTGCTCTACCGCACGGCCTTCGGGTTGCGCGTGCGCGCTGTCGGCGAGGCCCCCGAGGCCGTGGAGACGGCGGGCGTCTCGGTCTCCTGGCTGCGCTATCGCGCCGTCCTCCTGGCCGGCGTCCTCTGCGGCATCGCCGGCGCCTATCTCTCCATCGCCCACGGCGCCGGCTTCGTGCGCGAGATGTCCGCCGGCAAGGGCTATATCGCCCTCGCCGCCATGATCTTCGGGAAGTGGCGGCCGGGCCCGGCGCTGCTGGCCTGTCTGCTCTTCGGCTTCCTCGACACGTTCACGCCAAGGCTGGAAGGCGTGGCCGTGTCATGCGGCGACGGCAACGCGCTGCAGTTTCTGATCACCGCCCTCGGCGGCGCCTGCGACCAGGGACGGCTCAGGCTGCCGGCGGCACTGATCCCGATGCTGCCCTACGTCCTGACGGTGGTGTTGCTGGCGGGTTTCTTCGGGCGCGCGGTGCCGCCGAGTGCGTTGGGGAAAGCCTACCTCAAATGATATGGATGACGTCGAAACTCCGGCCGGATGCCGACCTGAGAAGTTCGTGCGAGTTTCCAGCGCCGGCGAACCGATTTAGAGGTACTAAACAGTACGTTTCTATTGACACACGTACCGACCCTGCTAGTTATAGTCCGACAGGGCTGGAGGATTTGCTGGAGGAAGGGGCGAGTGAAAAAGTCATCCCGCACACCTCGCCGCGGTCATATCCTCGATGTCGCGGCCAACGTGCTGGCCGAACGCGGATATCGCGACACCACCATGCTCGAAGTGGCCAAACGGGCCTCGGCGTCCAAGGAAACCCTGTATGCCTGGTTCGGAGACAAGCTGGGCCTCTTCGAGGCCGTCATTCGCCGAAACGCCGTCCGGGTTCGCGTCGCCCTGAACGGCCACCTCGACAGCGACACATCGGTGGAAACCACCCTCACCGATTTTGGCCGAGCACTGGCCACCCACCTCCTCTGCGACAACGCGGTTTCCATCAACCGTGCCGCCATCGCGGAAGCGACTTCCGGCCCTGCCTTGGCCCACAGCTTGGGCAGGGTGGGGCGCGAGCCGATTCGCCGCGCCTTCGTCCAGTATCTGGAACAGTGCCACGCGTGTGGCCTGCTCAACGTCGAAGACGCCGATGAGGCGGTTGATACCTTTCTTGGCCTATTGCTGGGGGATCTCCAGACCCGGAGGCTATTGGGGTTTGTGGACGTTCCGTGTGAGGCTGACATTGAGGGCAGGGCGACACGAGCGGCCAGGAACTTCCTTAGACTCCACACGCCTTTCCCTTGAAAACTTCATCGATTGATTCTCGCCCGGACCCATGGTCGTTACGGTCCCGCATCACCTTGGCGACCCTCGGCATGACTCGTGGCACTTGGTTCGCTCTCAAGGATTCCTTTGATTGTCTCCCAATCCAACTTGCCTGTGGAAGACTCACCGTTATCCAACTGCCATTCCCTTATTGCAGCTGCCGTGTTGCTTCCAAAGAGCCCGTCAACTTTCCCAGAATAGTATTTGAGGCCTTTCAGTATCGTTTGAATCTTCTTCACCACTTGGCCTACGGGATCCTCCACACCTTTCGGCCCAGTCGAGATCTCCCCGTTTTTCTTCAGCGACGGATCGACCGTCGTGAGCAACTGTCTTACGGAACCTTTCAGATACCCGAGCTGAGCCGATAGGTTTGGAAGTTGTGTCAGCGACGCATTGACCGTCTCGACCACTTCGCCTACGGAACCTTCCAGATCATCGAGCTTAGTCGAGAGGTCTGGAAGTTGTGTCAGCGACGCATTGACCGTCTTGGCCACTTTTTCTACGGAACTTTCCAGATCATCGAGCTTAGTCGAGAGCTCCGTAACTCTCCTCTGCAATCCATCCAGCCCCTCCGCGGGGCTTCCCCGCCCAATGCTTCGCTCCAGGTACCAGGCCATTGACCCGAACACCAGTCCCGCAAACAACAGATTGATGGCGACCACCGCCCCTAGCCAGACCGCCCGCGACGGCAATGGTCCTTCACCGTCACGATGGCCGATCTTGCCCGTGGTGTCCTCCGGCTGTTCACTGTCCCTGGAATCGTCTGACGTGCGAACCTCTCTCGGTTGCTCCGATTGATGCACTTGGGACTCAGCCGTGACTGCGGCTTGGGAGCCTTCGCCATCCTGGTGGGCCTTCGGAAACCCTTCCGGCCAGTCGTCCTGTTCGTCCGCACGCGCGCAAGCCGCGAAAATACCCCGTAGATCTTCCGATACTTCGTCTCGATTGACGGCTTCAATAAGCCTGTCGAATCGAGCACCGACCGCCTCCTCCAGCGAACCGACCAAGTGCCTTCTTTCGACCTCCGTCATCGCGGCCGAAGTCAGGAGCAGCAGATATCGGTTCCGTCCGTAGTCGATTCCTTCCCCGAAACGAAGCCGTTCTACGAAAATGCTCCCTACACGCCCGGTGACGGTCAAGGTTGGCAACATCGCGGTTCGAAGCGATTCCGGGGCCTTCTTTGACACGAAGACATCAAAAATGCCCCCGATATTCACCAACAATCTGAACATCTCGACCTACTCTCCAAATCGTACTTACGCACAAATCAGTAACTGGCGTGACGACCTGTACCGCTGTCCGGTCAAGGCCTTCGTAAGTGCACCTTGATGCGACCCGCCTGCACGGAGGCCCCGAAAGCACGAACGTGGAAGCCGGCCGACAAAAATCACGAGCCGCGAACTCGCGTTAGTAGCTTGCCGCCTTTGCCGGTCGGGCGGTTCCGCCGGGAGCGCCAATCCGTCGTTGGCGTGCGCCTCAAGGGGAGCTGTGCCATTCTTGACCCGATTCAATGGCCCCGAACCAACGAACTCCCCAACCGTGGTGTCATTCCTCCCGTCCCACGACGGACAGATTACCCGGCCAAAACGAATCTCTCAGGCGTATCCTCGTGGACCTTGCGATCAAATGAAACGCCTCGGTGGCATTATTCGCGTCGCCGGCAATACAGCAACATTCCCTTTCGGGTACCCCAAACCGTTCGCCGATGTCTCGCGCCAATCGCTGAAGGTCCTCATTCTTTTGATCGAGAACAGGACGAAGGTGCTCCAACACCTGGGCTTCCTTCCGGTTCAGGAACAACGTAAAAGCGCGAACCTTAAAGAGCTCGGATGCAGAGACAAACTCCGCGCCGGTGCTACGAGTGGTGGCTAAATGAAAACCTTGCATGTATTTTACGGCGCTTCTCACAGCCTCTGCGTCCTGGTCCTGACGAATCAAGTGGTGCCAATCCTCCAACTTGTAGTTCGCACCGTTGGCCATCGCCGTGGGGTCGAACATGCCCAGATCGAGCACGAAAATGAGAACATCTGAACGAAAGGCCGAGGCCAACAGGAGATGATCGCCCATGTTCTCTCCGGGCGTGTCGAGCGTGGTGACGTTGAGAGTAATCCCGTGGTCGCTGGTGGCCGGCGCCGTGCGGACGTCGACCGTGGAGGTCGGTTCGACGTGGTGGGGATTTGGTGCCTCGCCATCGTGGGCAGTAGCGCCGCCCTGACGCGCAAAGACGGTCTTGCCCGAGTAGGAGGGACCAATGATGGTGCATTGTCGTGGAAGTTGGTCGCCGAGTATTTGGCCGAGAAACAAACGCGCGGCGCGTCCGGCAAAGTGGTGATGTTGCACCAATTTGAGGTACAGAGTCATGTATACCCATACGAAGTAACCGATGGCCACATAGAGGGAAGCCCCGAGTCCGGCAAAGTACCAACCAAGAAGCGTGCTAGCGGCGGGCGTGGCGGATGTTCCGGCCTCGGTGGGGACCGGTGTTGCGGGCGTGGCGGGGTCCGTGGCGTCGAAGGGAAGTTCACGGATCGAAGCATCAAGGACGCTGATGATGAGGGAGAAGCAAAGCCAGTAGAACCAAGCGTCGGTCTGAGGGCCGGAGCTGAAATTTGATAGGTTGCCGATACTGGAGTGGCGCTTTAAGGTGCCGGATGAAAAAAAGGATTGCAGGAACTCCTTGAAACCAGAGAGGAGATTGTCCTTCGTATCCATCGCACGCTCGGCGACGAGCCGTGCTATTCCGACGAAGAACGCTATTACGAGGACTGAAACCGGCTTGTCGCCCTGGAAAAACTCTTTTGTCCGGTTGATGAGCCCGATTTGACCGTTCATGAAAACGTCGGCGCTGAAGACAAATACGCTGGCTAAGAGAAGGAGTACACACAGAAGGAGGGCGCCGCGTACAGTCCAGCGATAATGCTGGAGGGTCTTTTCCCAATTGCGGGGGTCTTCGGTGCGGCGCTGGATTTCGAAGTGGTGCGCGAGCATTAGACCGATGACGACGAATGCGAACCATTCCATGGGACTGACTACCTTTCGTTGGAACTAACGATGGCCATGCGCAAGGTGGGCATGGGACGGCCCGCGAAGAACGGCTATTTCAACTCGTGCGGGTGGCTCTTCCTGTTGCATCGGTCACACGCACGTACGTGAGTTGTCCCACGGCCTGCTAGTCTCCGATGAGTCGCCAAACGTTGGGCCAACCATGCCTTACCGGCTCGCGCGTCCTGTCCCGCGAGTCCGGCGGCAGCCCGTCGATGCATTGGCGTATGTCGTCATTGATCGCCCCGCAGTGGTAGTAGCTGTGCTCGACGATGCCGGTTACGAGGCGGCCACAATCGACTTGGTGTACGCGGTCGGGAAGGTAGGCAGGCCATTCGGCGCCCGCCCACCCGAGTCGGTCGGTGTTTCCTTTCGTATAGTCGGATATGGGCATGGTGAGATCGCCGCGGTTGTGGTAGATGGTGACCGCCTTTGCCATTTGCGGAAGGCGGTGGAAGGGCTCGCCAGGCTGGAATACGTCGGCGGCGACGTCGGCGGCACACAGGAATACCCGCTCGAAGATCTGAGGCAAACGACCGCCGATGGAGAAGTCGGCGATGCGTTCCAGAGCATTTTGCAGGACGTAGTTCCCCATGGAATGGCACAGGAGGTACACGGAGCGGCCACAAGGCGGGTCGCCCCGTTGGCGGAGGAGCCGGCGCGTGTCGATGAGATAGTCTCTGAGTTTGAGGAGGCCGCGGCCGAATGCGTAGCCGGACACCTTGGCGTCGCTGCGATCGGAGAAGTAGGACCAGTACGGGATTGAACGCCCGTCGGAGGGCCAACTGAACAGGACCACGTGCACCGGCGTGGAGTCGTTGGCGGGGTCAGTGCTGCAGTGGCGGTTGAGCATGCATTGCAGGCCGGCAGCGGATGCAACGGCCTCCCACCAGTTCACGTTGAAACCGTGGACGAAGATGAGGACATGGTCGCCGGCGACCATCTTGTCGCGTAGCTCGGAAAAGGCGCGTGTGGAGCCGAGGTTCTGTCGCGGCTGGGTGGACTCGTTCTGTTCCTTCCGAAGATCTTCGCGGAATGCCTCGATGGTGGCGGAACGCCGCCGTTCGAAG of Deltaproteobacteria bacterium contains these proteins:
- a CDS encoding TetR/AcrR family transcriptional regulator, translating into MKKSSRTPRRGHILDVAANVLAERGYRDTTMLEVAKRASASKETLYAWFGDKLGLFEAVIRRNAVRVRVALNGHLDSDTSVETTLTDFGRALATHLLCDNAVSINRAAIAEATSGPALAHSLGRVGREPIRRAFVQYLEQCHACGLLNVEDADEAVDTFLGLLLGDLQTRRLLGFVDVPCEADIEGRATRAARNFLRLHTPFP
- a CDS encoding alpha/beta fold hydrolase; the encoded protein is MDAEAQPLDRIQIYYATNRRHRGLDRWQPAGYGIEPSKDGTENLRFGMVTLHCDGGKVTECLEADCGFGTGDGVRLAKYFFERRRSATIEAFREDLRKEQNESTQPRQNLGSTRAFSELRDKMVAGDHVLIFVHGFNVNWWEAVASAAGLQCMLNRHCSTDPANDSTPVHVVLFSWPSDGRSIPYWSYFSDRSDAKVSGYAFGRGLLKLRDYLIDTRRLLRQRGDPPCGRSVYLLCHSMGNYVLQNALERIADFSIGGRLPQIFERVFLCAADVAADVFQPGEPFHRLPQMAKAVTIYHNRGDLTMPISDYTKGNTDRLGWAGAEWPAYLPDRVHQVDCGRLVTGIVEHSYYHCGAINDDIRQCIDGLPPDSRDRTREPVRHGWPNVWRLIGD
- a CDS encoding ABC transporter permease; translated protein: MPDVWVDILRLLDGTLRLATPLILCAMAGVLSERSGIVDIGLEGKLLAGAFAAAAAASLSGSPWIGLAAAIAVAVLFAAAHGFACITQHGEQIISGLAVNILASGLTVVVGIAVFQQGGQTPALGPTERFGPIHLPGVDAVAQVPVAGPLYAELISGHNILVYAGLGVVLAVWWLLYRTAFGLRVRAVGEAPEAVETAGVSVSWLRYRAVLLAGVLCGIAGAYLSIAHGAGFVREMSAGKGYIALAAMIFGKWRPGPALLACLLFGFLDTFTPRLEGVAVSCGDGNALQFLITALGGACDQGRLRLPAALIPMLPYVLTVVLLAGFFGRAVPPSALGKAYLK
- a CDS encoding peptidoglycan-binding domain-containing protein, whose product is MFRLLVNIGGIFDVFVSKKAPESLRTAMLPTLTVTGRVGSIFVERLRFGEGIDYGRNRYLLLLTSAAMTEVERRHLVGSLEEAVGARFDRLIEAVNRDEVSEDLRGIFAACARADEQDDWPEGFPKAHQDGEGSQAAVTAESQVHQSEQPREVRTSDDSRDSEQPEDTTGKIGHRDGEGPLPSRAVWLGAVVAINLLFAGLVFGSMAWYLERSIGRGSPAEGLDGLQRRVTELSTKLDDLESSVEKVAKTVNASLTQLPDLSTKLDDLEGSVGEVVETVNASLTQLPNLSAQLGYLKGSVRQLLTTVDPSLKKNGEISTGPKGVEDPVGQVVKKIQTILKGLKYYSGKVDGLFGSNTAAAIREWQLDNGESSTGKLDWETIKGILESEPSATSHAEGRQGDAGP